The region GGCACAGCCAGTGGCAGTGGCCTGTATATTTTTTTCTTCCAGTGTATAAGCTAAAGGTAATAACTGGAAGGTGGTTACCTGTGGAGTTTTTAAGGAAAAAACGCATTGTTCAAACCTTTTATTTGTTTTTAATCCTATTAATACCGATAATGGCTAAGTTGATTGATGTACAGATTTATCATGGATCAGAATATGCTCATAAAGCATTGGAACAAAGATCCATTAAAGTAGTGTTGGAGGACATACCCCGGGGGGATATTTTAGATCGCAATTTAAAATCGCTGACCGGCAGCGGGTTGCAAAATAAAATAGTTGTTTTTCCCACCATTATGGATAACCCACAACAGGTGGCAGATCAACTGGCTGCTGTGTTAAAGGTTAGTGCCAGTGAAGTGTTAAAGGAGTTTGCCAACGGCAGTGGCATTCTTCCATACAACCCCAACATCGAACAGATTAGTACAATTACAGCGCAACAGTGGGATGGTGTTATGGTACTGCCGGTACAGTATCGCTATCAAAGGGAACCTATGGCTGCGCATTTAATTGGTCATTTAGGGAGTATACCGTCCCAAGAAGTGCTGGAACAATTGGCGGTGGAGACAAATAAATCTTACCAATTGGGCGATTTAATTGGTAAAATGGGTTTAGAGAAGTATTATGAAACCGAGCTTAAGTCCACTAAACCTGAGCGTCTGATACGCACTTTCACAGACGCTGCTGGCACAATGTTAGCCGGTATGGGTATGAAATTGGAAATAAACCAACCGGACCCAGGCCGACAGCATTTAGTGACCACCATTGATTACAACATTCAAAGCACTGTGGAAAAAGTAATGGATAAGCATATCCAACAGGGTGCAGTGGTGGTGATGGACGTTAATACCGGGGATGTGGTGGCTATGGCCAGTAGGCCTAATTACAATCCAGCAAATGTATCCAACGTGTTGGCCACAGCCTCTGCCGATACATTTATTGATCACTGCACCTCCCTTTATCAACCGGGATCAATATTTAAGTTGGTGGTGGCGGCAGCGGCATTGGAGGAGGGCATCGTCAGTTTAGACAGTACCTTTGTTTGTTTAGGGGAACATGCAGAACTAGTTAATTGTTGGCACCATTCCGGTCACGGTCCCATAACCTTTGATCAAGCCTTTGCACAATCCTGTAACCCGGTTTTTGCCGAGCTGGCCTTAAAGTTAGGGCCAGAGAAAATTATTGAATATGCTAAAAAATTGGGATTAGATAAACAAATAATTATTGGTTACCCAATACCACCAGACAGAAGGCAAAATTTAAAATTAATTGCCGAACCATATAATCTGGTTAACAGTAGCATCGGCCAGGGCCCGGTTTTAGCAACACCAATGCAATTAACGGCCATGATGAATTGTATTGTGAACGATGGCGCATACATCCCCCCCAGAGTGGTGATAGGGCTGCAACAGACCGACGGCACCATCACAAAACGTTTTGCTCCTGGTAACAGTCATCGGGCTATTTCACCCCAAACTGTGGTGCAGATCAAACAACTTTTGACGCTGGTGGTTAAAGATGGAGTTGGCAAAAAAGCAGCG is a window of Peptococcaceae bacterium 1198_IL3148 DNA encoding:
- a CDS encoding penicillin-binding transpeptidase domain-containing protein, coding for MEFLRKKRIVQTFYLFLILLIPIMAKLIDVQIYHGSEYAHKALEQRSIKVVLEDIPRGDILDRNLKSLTGSGLQNKIVVFPTIMDNPQQVADQLAAVLKVSASEVLKEFANGSGILPYNPNIEQISTITAQQWDGVMVLPVQYRYQREPMAAHLIGHLGSIPSQEVLEQLAVETNKSYQLGDLIGKMGLEKYYETELKSTKPERLIRTFTDAAGTMLAGMGMKLEINQPDPGRQHLVTTIDYNIQSTVEKVMDKHIQQGAVVVMDVNTGDVVAMASRPNYNPANVSNVLATASADTFIDHCTSLYQPGSIFKLVVAAAALEEGIVSLDSTFVCLGEHAELVNCWHHSGHGPITFDQAFAQSCNPVFAELALKLGPEKIIEYAKKLGLDKQIIIGYPIPPDRRQNLKLIAEPYNLVNSSIGQGPVLATPMQLTAMMNCIVNDGAYIPPRVVIGLQQTDGTITKRFAPGNSHRAISPQTVVQIKQLLTLVVKDGVGKKAAIADIGSAGKTGSAEVAGQQQVNAWFCGYAPVNNPRYVVTVLVEHGESGGETAAPVFKEIMEKTLAPASVD